From Gimesia panareensis, the proteins below share one genomic window:
- the gatA gene encoding Asp-tRNA(Asn)/Glu-tRNA(Gln) amidotransferase subunit GatA — translation MSITSATASELLAKMNAGELSSESITAACLDEISRRDGDINAFLSVQQEAALAAAREVDRKRQADEPLGKLAGIPVAVKDNICAEGVTTTCASRMLEEFNPPYDAHIVEQLKAADAILIGKTNLDEFAMGSSTENSAFKTTTNPWNNAHAAGGSSGGSAAAVAAGFSPLSLGSDTGGSIRQPASFCGVVGLKPTYGRVSRYGLVAFASSLDQIGPFSRDVTDAALLLEVISGKDQRDTTSLDAPVPEYTSSLEQPLENLKVGYIADLHAEGLNEEVKAATLAALEVYKSMGAELVPIELPHAKYCVATYYIIAPSEASSNLARYDGVHYGYRAEQFEDMVDMYAASRGEAFGAEVKRRIMLGTYALSSGYYDAYYLKALKARRLIRNDFEQAFQKVDVIATPVTPTPAFKIGELVDDPLAMYLADIFTTSANLSGIPGISIPAGMSQDQLPIGLQLLAPPLEEERLLRAARMFERETEWHLQRPA, via the coding sequence ATGTCAATCACGTCAGCCACGGCCAGTGAACTGCTGGCAAAAATGAACGCGGGAGAACTCAGCAGTGAATCCATCACTGCCGCCTGTCTGGATGAAATCTCTCGCCGAGATGGTGACATCAACGCCTTCCTCTCCGTCCAACAGGAAGCAGCACTTGCAGCAGCCCGCGAAGTGGACCGCAAACGCCAGGCCGACGAGCCACTCGGAAAACTGGCCGGCATCCCGGTTGCCGTGAAAGACAACATCTGTGCCGAAGGTGTGACCACTACCTGTGCCAGTCGAATGCTGGAAGAATTCAATCCCCCCTATGACGCCCACATCGTCGAACAGCTTAAAGCCGCAGATGCCATCCTGATCGGCAAGACCAACCTCGACGAATTCGCCATGGGTTCCTCGACCGAAAACTCCGCCTTTAAAACCACCACGAACCCCTGGAACAACGCACACGCTGCCGGAGGGTCCAGTGGAGGCTCCGCCGCTGCGGTCGCTGCCGGATTCAGTCCGCTGTCACTGGGCAGCGATACCGGCGGTTCAATTCGGCAGCCGGCCAGCTTTTGTGGTGTTGTAGGACTGAAGCCGACCTATGGCCGTGTCTCCCGCTATGGCCTGGTCGCTTTTGCCAGTTCACTCGATCAGATCGGCCCTTTTTCACGTGACGTCACCGACGCTGCCCTGTTGCTCGAAGTCATCTCCGGAAAAGATCAGCGGGACACGACCAGCCTGGACGCACCGGTTCCCGAATACACATCATCCCTGGAACAACCTCTGGAGAATCTCAAGGTCGGCTATATCGCAGACCTGCACGCGGAAGGGCTCAATGAAGAAGTCAAAGCCGCCACGCTCGCAGCTTTGGAAGTTTACAAGTCAATGGGTGCGGAACTGGTGCCGATTGAACTTCCGCACGCAAAATACTGTGTCGCCACCTACTACATCATCGCTCCTTCGGAAGCCTCCAGCAACCTGGCCCGCTACGACGGTGTGCACTACGGTTATCGGGCAGAACAGTTCGAAGACATGGTCGACATGTATGCCGCCAGCCGGGGAGAAGCGTTTGGTGCCGAGGTCAAACGCCGCATCATGCTGGGGACCTACGCTCTGTCTTCGGGTTACTACGATGCTTATTACCTCAAGGCGCTCAAAGCCAGACGCCTGATCCGCAACGACTTCGAACAGGCATTCCAGAAAGTCGACGTCATCGCGACACCGGTCACTCCTACCCCCGCGTTTAAAATCGGGGAACTGGTTGATGATCCACTGGCGATGTATCTGGCTGATATTTTCACAACCAGTGCCAACCTGTCAGGAATTCCGGGAATATCAATTCCTGCGGGCATGAGCCAGGATCAACTGCCGATTGGCCTGCAACTGCTGGCACCGCCGCTGGAAGAAGAACGACTCCTGCGAGCGGCACGAATGTTTGAGCGGGAAACCGAATGGCACCTGCAGCGACCGGCATAG
- the gatC gene encoding Asp-tRNA(Asn)/Glu-tRNA(Gln) amidotransferase subunit GatC has protein sequence MSTQLTRDEVQKVANLSRLKLSDQELEALGTQMGSVLKYIAMLDELDTSSVEPMAHAIEISNVFREDELRDSLPREQALSNAPQTDGKYFLVPAIL, from the coding sequence ATGAGCACGCAACTCACCCGTGATGAAGTTCAGAAAGTGGCGAATCTTTCCCGCCTGAAGCTCTCTGATCAGGAGCTGGAGGCACTGGGAACACAGATGGGATCCGTCCTGAAGTATATCGCCATGCTGGATGAGCTGGATACGTCCTCCGTGGAACCGATGGCACATGCAATCGAAATTTCCAATGTGTTTCGGGAAGACGAGTTGCGTGACAGTCTGCCCCGGGAACAGGCGCTCTCCAATGCTCCCCAGACTGATGGAAAGTATTTCCTCGTCCCCGCGATCCTGTAA
- the rpmB gene encoding 50S ribosomal protein L28 translates to MGQKCDACGKTPVIGNRVRQRGKYKYLGGNGRQTTGVSKRVFRPNLQKIRVQVGGSVQTQRVCTQCIRSGKVTKAVARKPFSLPAK, encoded by the coding sequence ATGGGTCAAAAGTGTGATGCCTGTGGCAAAACTCCCGTAATCGGTAATCGCGTTCGCCAGCGTGGTAAGTACAAGTACCTGGGTGGTAACGGTCGTCAGACAACCGGTGTCTCGAAACGCGTATTCCGTCCGAACCTGCAGAAAATCCGGGTTCAGGTAGGTGGCAGCGTCCAGACACAGCGTGTCTGTACTCAATGCATCCGTTCCGGCAAAGTCACCAAAGCGGTCGCCAGAAAACCGTTCAGCCTGCCAGCCAAATAA
- a CDS encoding carbon storage regulator gives MLVLTRKLAEGIRIGDDILVKVIRTGKGSIKIGIDAPDDMRVVRAELFGEEMDDEQKPVVKSLGKHQDSDGLSESNPLGTLSVVEAARLVC, from the coding sequence ATGCTGGTTTTGACACGGAAGTTGGCTGAAGGAATCCGAATTGGAGATGACATCCTGGTAAAAGTGATTCGGACAGGAAAAGGTTCCATCAAAATTGGCATTGATGCACCGGATGACATGCGTGTGGTTCGGGCGGAACTGTTTGGCGAAGAAATGGATGACGAACAAAAGCCTGTGGTCAAAAGCCTGGGAAAGCATCAAGACAGCGACGGCCTGTCTGAGTCAAATCCCCTGGGGACGCTGTCTGTCGTCGAGGCAGCCCGACTGGTCTGTTAA
- the solA gene encoding N-methyl-L-tryptophan oxidase, protein MPVHVDYLVLGLGGMGSSALYHLARRGMKVLGVEQFGIAHDRGSSHGETRIIRKAYFEHPDYIPLLQRAYSLWDELEQESEKSLFNRCGLVVAGPPEGAVIKGVHLAEERHGVKVESLSAADVLQRCPGFQIPEGFEVTFEPEAGFLHVEECVQAHMDCALAHGAQIVLHEPIESLIISETEIEVQTANQHWVADGVIVTAGAWSSDCLKELQLPLEVVRKVLFWNPVLSPIYDLEQGRGGFFFDMPYGEFYGFPSLDGKTVKLAEHTGGAKVPDPTNVDRELSESDSASVARFIGEVMPELAPSPERHAVCMYTRTPDGHFMIDQHPRNQRLVYGAGFSGHGFKFASVMGEILADLVSDGKTSHPIDFLRADRFQDESA, encoded by the coding sequence ATGCCCGTTCACGTTGATTATCTGGTGCTGGGGTTAGGGGGCATGGGCAGCAGTGCCCTGTATCATCTGGCGCGGCGGGGAATGAAGGTGCTCGGGGTCGAGCAGTTCGGCATCGCCCATGATCGAGGAAGCTCGCATGGCGAAACCCGCATCATCCGCAAAGCCTATTTTGAGCATCCCGATTATATTCCCCTGTTGCAGCGGGCTTATTCGCTCTGGGACGAACTCGAGCAGGAATCGGAGAAGTCGCTGTTCAATCGCTGTGGTCTGGTGGTTGCCGGTCCACCAGAAGGAGCTGTCATTAAAGGCGTGCATCTGGCGGAAGAACGGCACGGCGTGAAAGTTGAAAGTCTTTCTGCTGCAGATGTCCTCCAGCGTTGCCCCGGTTTTCAGATCCCTGAGGGTTTTGAAGTCACGTTCGAACCCGAAGCCGGTTTTCTACACGTGGAAGAATGTGTGCAGGCCCACATGGATTGTGCACTTGCGCATGGTGCGCAGATCGTATTGCACGAACCAATCGAGTCGCTGATCATCAGCGAAACGGAGATCGAAGTGCAGACGGCAAATCAACACTGGGTGGCGGATGGCGTGATTGTCACTGCCGGTGCCTGGAGCAGCGACTGTCTCAAGGAGCTTCAACTGCCTCTGGAAGTGGTTCGCAAAGTACTGTTCTGGAATCCGGTTTTGAGTCCGATTTACGATCTGGAGCAGGGACGCGGTGGGTTCTTTTTCGACATGCCCTACGGCGAGTTTTACGGTTTCCCCTCCCTGGATGGGAAGACGGTCAAACTGGCGGAGCACACGGGGGGGGCAAAGGTGCCTGACCCTACGAATGTTGATCGAGAGTTGTCAGAGTCGGACTCTGCTTCCGTGGCTCGCTTTATTGGTGAAGTCATGCCGGAACTGGCCCCGTCACCCGAAAGACACGCCGTTTGCATGTATACACGTACTCCCGACGGTCATTTTATGATTGACCAGCATCCGCGGAATCAGCGGCTGGTTTATGGAGCCGGTTTCTCAGGGCACGGATTCAAATTTGCATCCGTGATGGGTGAAATCCTCGCGGATCTGGTCTCGGATGGAAAAACCAGCCACCCGATTGATTTTCTAAGAGCAGACCGGTTCCAGGATGAGAGCGCTTAG
- the ribA gene encoding GTP cyclohydrolase II gives MSDSPKQDSPLPNIQRVFQHLQAGKPVIVTDSSERENEGDFIVAAEAITPQIVQFLLRYGSGELCVSLPEEVANRLQLNPIVGPEENTAPNQTQFLIPIDHKDSGSGVSAECRAITIKALSDENAQASDFVRPGHIHPLLAKQGGILRRAGHTEATGDLLQMAGMKPVGVLIEILSQKGFGMADAKELKEISEEFDIPIISTAEVIRHRYISEKLVHREVEVPINTKNYGTVQVIGYSVEHEGQQPVALVWGDLSSVEAPLVRMHSSCFTGDLLDSLRCDCGDQLHMAMEAICREKAGAVVYLPQEGRGIGLIPKLKAYVLQDEGYDTVEANIKLGFKADSRDFTVGVQILKDLGLTKVRLLTNNPKKTDSDVYTGFNLEVVEQVPIVAPPHKDREFYLQTKRDKMGHILPASPAD, from the coding sequence ATGTCTGATTCTCCCAAACAAGATTCCCCGCTTCCCAACATTCAACGTGTCTTCCAGCATTTACAGGCAGGCAAACCGGTCATTGTGACCGACTCCAGTGAACGGGAAAACGAAGGAGACTTTATTGTCGCCGCTGAGGCCATCACACCTCAAATTGTGCAGTTTCTGCTCCGCTATGGCAGCGGTGAGCTGTGTGTTTCTCTGCCGGAAGAAGTCGCCAACCGATTACAGCTGAATCCGATTGTAGGACCGGAAGAAAATACGGCCCCCAATCAGACGCAGTTTCTGATTCCGATCGACCATAAAGACAGCGGGTCAGGGGTGAGTGCCGAATGCCGGGCGATTACCATCAAAGCACTCAGCGATGAAAACGCCCAGGCCAGTGATTTCGTCCGTCCCGGACATATTCATCCCCTGCTCGCGAAACAGGGTGGCATCCTGCGTCGCGCGGGCCACACTGAAGCCACCGGCGATTTATTACAGATGGCAGGCATGAAACCGGTTGGTGTGCTGATCGAAATCCTGAGCCAGAAAGGTTTCGGCATGGCGGACGCCAAGGAGCTCAAGGAAATTTCCGAAGAGTTCGACATCCCCATTATTTCGACCGCAGAAGTCATCCGGCATCGCTACATCAGTGAAAAACTGGTTCACCGTGAAGTCGAAGTGCCCATCAACACCAAAAATTATGGGACCGTACAGGTAATTGGTTATTCAGTCGAGCATGAAGGTCAGCAGCCAGTGGCACTGGTCTGGGGTGATCTCTCATCCGTGGAAGCGCCACTAGTCCGCATGCACTCTTCCTGCTTCACCGGCGACCTGCTGGACTCCCTCCGCTGTGACTGTGGCGATCAGCTGCACATGGCAATGGAAGCGATCTGTCGCGAAAAGGCGGGAGCTGTCGTCTACCTGCCTCAGGAAGGCCGCGGCATCGGCCTGATCCCCAAACTGAAGGCCTATGTCCTTCAGGACGAAGGCTACGACACCGTCGAAGCCAACATCAAGCTCGGCTTTAAAGCAGACAGCCGCGATTTCACCGTTGGGGTCCAGATCCTCAAGGACCTCGGCCTGACCAAGGTCCGTCTATTGACCAACAATCCAAAGAAGACTGACTCGGACGTTTATACCGGATTCAATCTGGAAGTCGTGGAACAGGTCCCCATCGTCGCACCGCCGCATAAAGACCGTGAATTCTACCTGCAGACGAAGCGGGACAAAATGGGGCATATCCTTCCTGCCAGCCCCGCGGACTAA